In the genome of Juglans microcarpa x Juglans regia isolate MS1-56 chromosome 6S, Jm3101_v1.0, whole genome shotgun sequence, the window TGGAACCTGAGCTATGTTCTTCTCGGATTCTTTCGCCTTTTCGCGAGGAAAGTGGGGACGAGGAACTTTCCGTGCTTCCCAGACACACCAAGGTTATTGTTACTGGAAACAACAGAACAAAGTCTGTGTTGGTGGGTTTACAAGGCGTGGTCAAGAAGGCTGTTGGCCTCGGAGGTTGGCATTGGCTGGTATTGCTTTATTCCTTTTACTTtaattaattcttcttttaaTCATTCGTAATAGGAATCTTCTTGGCTCACATATTAATGTCCAGTTATTTAGGCGTGGTTTAAATTCTGAATGTTGCATGTTATCTTTTTTATGTGGGAGCTAGTTGCCACCCTCACGCGTAGGAGGCCTTTTTATTCGTTAATATGATTGGGTTTTCTCTATTGCCTTAGTTGGCCGTGGGGCTTCACGCGGTTCACGCATATAaagggttttaattttttaaatctacgagaaaataacaaatttttgtaaagaGGTGCTTTTCTTTGGCCGCAAAGcctgaaaaaaaaagttctttctGGATAGTCCATCATGTCTGACCAAGTAAGTTTCTGTCAattctttcttaatattttagatttacaAATTGTTAATTGACAAGTGAATGGAGTTCTTTTTTGTGTATCGTTTGAATCATCTGTGGGTTGCTAATCTTTTTTTCGTAGGCGTTGATTATTAAGCGTGAAATATCTTGACtgttgttttcatgttttttttttttagttgcaaggaaattttttgtttaactgACCAAATATATAAGGCATACATAAGACTAGTATTGTGTGTTGCATGAAACTCTCTCTTATAATATAACACTAAATTCTGACGTTGCATGGGATCTCTGATTACTATCAGGTTTTCTAGATATACGTAACCTTTTTGTTGGAAGGTAAAAATATATGTTACTAAAAAATCATAGAATAAATGTTTTGGTGAATCTGTTAAAAATTGGATTTATGTTTGATGAGTGTCTTTCTTGATGGTAGGAATTGGTATGTGGTTTGTTTTTGTTAGTTACTACGATTTGTAATCTTATGGCCCCTTTGTGCTCTTCTGTTCCGTCAATAATGTAATATCAGGCTGCATATTATTAACAACAATGCTTTGACATGCCAGGTTCTGAAAAACGGGGTTGAAGTGAAGCTGCAAAGGAATGCATTGAGTGTTCTGGAACATCCTACAGGgcatgaagaagatgatgaccgTGATTATGATATCTCTAGCAGCAGTTCTGATATTGGTGAAAAGGATAATGATTTCTGTAAGTTACAGACTTTTATGATGATATTTGATCATATAGTTTCTGCTTTCCATTCTTTTAGAAAGGTAAAGAAAGTATTTCtgctttttattgtttgaaaatCCCTTTTAAGGTCATTATTGTTCCATTGAGCAGCTACTAGTATTGAGTTCCACAAAATTAACAAGCCAAGAATTCGGACAAAGCCTTGGGTCTCATCTGCATCAGCTAAGTCAACCAATCGTGGCAGTTACAGAGAAGTTCAATCGATTCATGCAACTCAACTGGTAAGAATTTCAAAAGCTTAGAGATGCATGAAATCTGAAGGTGTTTGACTGTAGCTGGCATTTAAACCCCATATCTTCATGCTGATGAAGGGCTAAAGAATGTTCTGTGATATTTGATGAAAATAGGCATATACTCTTTACAGAGAATTAAAACGATCTGATTTTGTTTGCCATGCTTGAATTCATCCTTAAAGATTGTTAATGCATGATCAGTTCATATTTGTGCTCTCTCGGGAAGCAGAAacaatacacacacacagagcAGGTGTTTATGttcatactaatatattttctaCTTGTGTGTGGATAATCAGAGGGTGAACCTGGGAAAATTGGGTACAGACTCATTGTGGAGATATTGCAGACACTTCAAGCTTGTGAGTTTCTTACCGACTTCTAGGACCCGCAATATTTTCCTGCGGATTTTGatagttttaacataatttgcACTTTGAATTGTAGGTTAGCAGCAGTTTTTCATCCATCAAGGGAACAGCTGCTTAAAGCTGTGCAGCGGCATTTTGCCCaggtctctctccctctcccctctctccccctctccccTCTTTCTCCCCATGAAAACAATGCTTCAAAGCTGACATAGTTTTCTGATACAGCTAGAAGTGGATGAGGCACAAGTGATTGCAGAATTTGTTCATGCTGCTGCCAAAAGGTTGAAGTCCACCAACAAACTGATAAAACGAGAATTCTGAAATGTTGGGTGCTTGTATGATAACATATTAGCTAAATTAACACTAACCTTTAGATCAGATCTAATTAGTAGTAGAGTAATTTGGGAGAGTGGATGATTAGCCAATTATATTCATTCTCAcgtattacttatatataaaaaaatattcattctcACGTATTCTAACCCTGTAACATTAGGCTGATGCCCTTGTTATTGTTCTATTCCCTTAAGATGTCTCCCTTATATTAGTTATATTATTCTATAGTCGATAATAGTCGTCCAATCTGATGATATTTGTTTATTCTCTCTCTCGAGATGAATGGTGTTGGGATATTCATTGATTGAGTTCTTTTATCTTAAATCTCTTtgttaaaaatcaaaataccgAACATTGAACAATAGCCTCATAGATATGGCTATTTGGAGTGGAAGTTTTAGCAACATCCTGCCATTTAAAAACTGTTTTCTGGTTGAAGTTAGGTCTTCATATCTACGTACAATCTGAAGGATAATTTTATGGGTCCAAAGTTAACTTGGAAGTATTCAAAGGTGGAGGGGAGTTTGGGGCATATTTTGTTAGGTGTCTCCTCAACGACATGTTTGAATGCACAAAGACCACATAAATGGAGATGGGACTAACCACCACCTCAATTATATCCGATGATGGTGTTTGTGGTTGGGCCAGGCTGTCGTTTGGTGACAATGGGGATCTGTGCAACAAATGGGAGATGTTGACATGTGGATTTTATTCAGCCCATCTGTCATCTGTGTTCTGCAAACACTAGAATCAATGACACGTGCAGTCCAGTTTAGTCAtaattctctctccctctctctctcctctttttctGTACGACACTATTTATATGGTCGTGTACTGTCGCTTAGCCATTATTGTTGGGCGGCAAAGATTTTGTGCAAAGGAGGGCGGGGTGTCATCTTCTTTTGTATTTAGGTCTCGTGATCAGCTTAAGCTGTTTGTCTTGctgcattattaatttattggcTCGGACGGACCTCGGCCTCGGGCATCCTCGTACGGTGGAGCTTTCAAATTagatagcatttttcttttttttttttttctttttctttttgaatagaaaaatttttgAGGCAACGGCATCGTATAACCGGCATGCAACTGTCTTGTCCACATCATTTAAGAGTTTTTCACcggtttcattttcttcttctctccctctccattttgttttttcctccCTCTTCCACTTTATGTAAAATCAAAACCCGACTAtgaaaaaaagtacataaaaaaaaaaaaacaggagtTGAGATTGGATATAGaccttcaaagagaaaggaggAGGACCGCTACCATGAGGATAGAGGATAGAGAGATCGGAGGAAAAGGAACCAAAAGAAGGGGCATAattggaagaggaagaagaaggaccAAAGAGTCTGCCGCCGCAACTGCCACCAGGTCTCGAGCTCAACACCATCAGATCAGCCTGTTGCATACCTCAAATCTTTCGCTCAGATAAAATATGAAGACAATCTCAGCTGCCCGATTCAGACCTTGAAGAATAAAGCGAAGGAGATTCAGCTACGcacaaaaaaatgatttgataatCTAAAGGttgtcattttatatatttgataattgATAATTCTTCTCATTCGGTACTATTTACTATCTCACATTTCATACGGACCacactatgaaaaaaaaatatcatatatatagtacgaCATGAACAATAGTTGATGTATAACAAAACACCCTTGCTATCGAGATCTAGAGACAAAATTAGGAGAGATATTATTTGGGACTTCATTTTCCATTTctattatcaaaatttttttcgtATTGCATTTAAAAATGCTATGTCCACAGCAGACTTGCTATGTAGTTTATTGTTTAACATCACTCAACTCTTAATCCAGCCTTATTTGATTGAATCAGCGTTTTCTTACTATTCCTTGACTCGGCCTGCTCCTTGCTTCCTTTCGGGATTAAGAAATGGACCCTGGCTTGGGAATTCTTTGAGAGAAAAAACCCACCCAGGCCACCTTCAGGTGGGCTACGTGTAATAAGGCCCAGTATCTTGATGGGCCAACTACAAGCTGGACTATTCAGTTTGCCCTTACTTCAAACTTTGCTCTTTAATATTTCGGTCAAAAACACTCGTCACCAATTATTGGCCTTATTATAAAAGAGTTTGTCTTGATAAAATCACTAATTTGATCATTGTGTAAAAAccacataaataataaatttaattaaaaaatacagaTACCAAGTTATttctataacaaaatatttacacaaatattaaatattttattatgtactGATAAATGTGTTATACCTATCTatcgatttataaataaaatatttctgttGATAATGAGTTTGACCAATTCACGCAGTTCCATCcctttgtgtgtatttttttatagcattgatacaacattttcataataatattataagatacagatatttttataaagtgttttataaaattattcctaatttaatatattattgtaaaatgtgttatgaaaaatattgtatataaattattttccatttttttaagaatggTAGTACTCATACCGAGAAATTCATTGACAACCTGTACCATAGtgttaaatcatttttatttgtttgtttttaaataaaataaacataatactaaaaaaataaataaatacaaatattttaaaaagtcttATCGGTACAAAAAGATAGGTACACTTTGTcctatgattttcttttttaaattgttttaacaACTCATTTTTTGGGATAGGAGGTTGGGGTTGCTGagctaaatcttttttttttttttccttaatttttagCCATcgaaatagaaaataaattgcCACATGGTCCAATAGTATCTCGAGTGTATTTCCATCATCAGTATGCAAAGTTTAGAGAGTAGGTACCGTCGGCGCGTGTTTCGTAAACGAATAAATTCCcgcaaaaaaaacaaaaatacttttaagatactagcattttcctttttgcaACTCCTTTTGTCAGTGAAAGTCGCTCTCGCAGCAGTAGCACACGAAACGAAACCAACCCTCTTTCTATGTGCTAAAGCCTCTTTCGGCTCTCCCTCATCTCCATTGTCAACAAGCCCAAGAAGCTCACTGCACCAGCACCTCTCGGCGTATCGCtcattttttcatttccaaTTTCAATTCTCGATCGCAAAGGTACGATTCCCGCTCCTGCAATTCCACCTCCGCGTTTCGTGCATAGTTGCCGAATTCGAATTGATCACTTGCTCGCTCTCGCTTTCCACCGTATTCGATCTCCTTTTGTAATAACCTATGCCGCGTTTGTGAAGATCGTGGATTCTAATGCTTTGTTTTGTTCGTTTACCtgcctcccccccccccccccgcttCCCTCCCCCAAAATCGGTTTGCGGTGCTGTTTTTTCGTATTTATTGCTAcctttcgatttttttaattgattttgttaGGGTTTCTGAGTTTTGCTTCAATCTATCATTGTTTCCATATCcgatttctctgttttttctgTTCCTTTACTGGTTTCACCGTGCTTTTCCGTGTGTTTCTGCTTTTATGCTTACATGGACACGAACATAAATACATGTATTTCTGAAATATTTCAGTTAATATGGAATAGTtcacatgtatttttattttaagacgTGCTGGTGATCGACTAGTAATGAAGAATTGTTTAGCGTGATGGTTTAGGAGCTGCTGAAGATTGGATTGCCTAATTTCGGATTCTTACTCTCTAATTGCGGAGAGGAAGCTATATAGTATTGCAGTTGAGTTGAATGGGTGATGGTAATATCAATGATAGGCTGGGAAATTCCGCGATTattatgataaatgatataaattatgccgtgctttttttttagtttgccATGTAATTTAATTGAAGTATGAGAGGAATGGATTTGGTTCATTAAGGATGGTGGTTTATTAGGCTCCCAAGCTTACCTTGAGGGTTGGATTACTCCTTTTGAGGTTGGCGTTTTTGCTGGAAAGTGTTATCACTATAAGGTTTTGGTGCCGATGCATTATCGGTTTTTCCCCGCTTTAAAATCAGGGGCTTGATCattctttgtttctctctcaaATTCTTGTGCCATATGTTACGCTAGTGGATGGTGCTGGACAAAAGGATTGCCTACATTAATTGGGAAACCTTGTATGCTTGGAATGGGTAGCTTATATGGGGTTTCAACTGATTAATTTTCTGTTCTCTTAATGTTTATTGAAtctttaataataaagaaactggTTATGCTGTGTATAAATCTAACATATAGGATTGCTTCTCTCTTATCTGATAGGTTTTGGTGCTTAAGAAGGGGATATGCTTCTCCAAATGCGAATGCTGATAAGTGGACTGTTGAGATAAATCAAACGAAATGGGAGGTTGCTGCTGTTGTTCCTCTAAAGGAACAGAATTGAACACAACAACAGCATATTATTACGTCAGTATAATCTTTTCTTAACATTGGTTACTGTTCCTCTCTCCATTTTTCTCGTTATCCAAGTCTAGAGAAACATGTTGTCTTTATAATACATGCATAATTTGAATGCAATTCTTTGTTGTACCCTGATATACAAGTATGTGCCTTTTCTCTCGCAGTTTGACATTAGTAATTACatcatttttttggtttttttagaCTTGAATAAAGTCAAATCCTCAGATACAAGCTCTTAGTTATCGAATGAAAATCCATTAAATCCGTAATTACAAGATAATTCACTTAGTGTTCGAATTGGAAGATTGCTCAGCATCTTGGTTAAAAGCCCAGACTgacttagaaaaaaaatcccaaacttGAAGTCCTATATAGGACTCTTTGCAAAGCTGATTTCTGCGAGAGTTTGGGCCTGTTTAGGGTTGCGTTAGGTGtcttaaaaatgattaaatagtcttaaaagctctttaatggaaaaattaggttgtttaggtgttacatattaatgtactttttaatcttaaataagcTAAAAACTATGTTTGAGGAAAAACGTCATTTCTTCAAACATACTTTTCTGGATAATGCAAAaggtaatttgaattttaaaaagattttcaatGGATAAAAATACCCATACAactttcagataattacaactttcaaggatatgatcataatttttaaaaaatcaaccaTTCGTCATTTCTATCTGAGAAagcacttttttaatttatttccaaacaaatgtaatattttgaaagtgctttaaacatatggttacctaacagtaaataaatttctaatagtAGAACTTTTTATTTAAGCTATAAGTCCTAAAGccaacatataattaaaaaaaaaaaaaaaaaaaaaagaaaacccactcTAAAGTCATAAGCTATATTTCCCACtgcaatcccaaacatgcacttagTCTTTTGTAATAATCAAAAGCCACAAGAATATATATgactgcatatcaccctcatGATCTATATTTTTGGTCCTGCTAAGTTAACTTTTTCTGCAGTACCCAAGAGCATCAGAAGAGCATGTACCTCTATCATCTGACCATGGAGGTGCCTCTGTACTCTCTACAGGGCTCCTTGTGGATACAAATCTGGATACATCAATCCCTGACACGTATAGACCACCTCCGGTACCTATGCCATATGATGTGGTTTTAGGGCGTCCTCAAACTCCACCCGTGGCTCAAGAAATTTGCACCAACAAGACTGATGCAGCAGTGCTAACAACAAATTCTGATTCTGTTCAAGAAAGTGCTGCTGGCGACACTCTAGAAATTTCAGCAAAGTGTGAAGCTCTGAAGGAACCAGGATGCAAAACACAAatcaattttgaatttgattcgGTTAAAGGGGAAGTTGAACTTTCAAAGTCAGTGGAACCTGTTATTTCTGCCTCAGAGGAAGAGGATTGTCCCGTTTGCTTGGAAGGTGATGTCCTTACTGCAACTccattcaacattcaaatggttgttctttttggttttttttctttgtatgaCGTGATGCCATTGTGTTTGGCAGAGAAAGTTatgtacatatatttttctctttttccctgCAGAATATGACGCAGAGAATCCAAAAATCACCACAATGTGTGAGCATGATTTTCACCTTGCATGCATTCTT includes:
- the LOC121237631 gene encoding uncharacterized protein LOC121237631 isoform X1 codes for the protein MLEPELCSSRILSPFREESGDEELSVLPRHTKVIVTGNNRTKSVLVGLQGVVKKAVGLGGWHWLVLKNGVEVKLQRNALSVLEHPTGHEEDDDRDYDISSSSSDIGEKDNDFSTSIEFHKINKPRIRTKPWVSSASAKSTNRGSYREVQSIHATQLRVNLGKLGTDSLWRYCRHFKLVSSSFSSIKGTAA
- the LOC121237631 gene encoding uncharacterized protein LOC121237631 isoform X2, producing the protein MSDQVLKNGVEVKLQRNALSVLEHPTGHEEDDDRDYDISSSSSDIGEKDNDFSTSIEFHKINKPRIRTKPWVSSASAKSTNRGSYREVQSIHATQLRVNLGKLGTDSLWRYCRHFKLVSSSFSSIKGTAA
- the LOC121237626 gene encoding probable E3 ubiquitin-protein ligase RHB1A isoform X2; amino-acid sequence: MGGCCCCSSKGTELNTTTAYYYYPRASEEHVPLSSDHGGASVLSTGLLVDTNLDTSIPDTYRPPPVPMPYDVVLGRPQTPPVAQEICTNKTDAAVLTTNSDSVQESAAGDTLEISAKCEALKEPGCKTQINFEFDSVKGEVELSKSVEPVISASEEEDCPVCLEEYDAENPKITTMCEHDFHLACILEWMERSDACPVCDKEMIFSPPIV
- the LOC121237626 gene encoding probable E3 ubiquitin-protein ligase RHB1A isoform X1 — translated: MGGCCCCSSKGTELNTTTAYYYYPRASEEHVPLSSDHGGASVLSTGLLVDTNLDTSIPDTYRPPPVPMPYDVVLGRPQTPPVAQEICTNKTDAAVLTTNSDSVQESAAGDTLEISAKCEALKEPGCKTQINFEFDSVKGEVELSKSVEPVISASEEEDCPVCLEGDVLTATPFNIQMNMTQRIQKSPQCVSMIFTLHAFLSGWREVTLVLYVIRK